A segment of the Mogibacterium diversum genome:
CTTCATTTGCAAATGATTTTGAAACCTTTATCCCGAGAAGGCTATCCTCCACATGTGAATTGATTTCTCCGAGACCACTTCGCTGCATCTTGAAAGCACGTCTCATCTTCTTCCTAAAAGTATATGTTGCAGCAATCATGATAGGAATAATTGCGAACATAAGCACAGTTAGCAGAGCATCTATTCTCACCAAGAGTACAAAACCCAGAATGATCTTTATCGATGCTATCCAGTATTCTTCTGGACAGTGGTGCGCAAACTCTGTTATATCAAATAAATCACTCGTAATTCTAGATATCAGCTGACCTGTTTTATTTTCACTATAATATGAATAAGATAGGTTCTGACACTTCTCATATAGATCACGCCTCATGTCAGTTTCTATCTTTGCACCCATCACGTGCCCGGTATTTTGCATATAGTAATTTGCCACCACGTCAACCGCCCTCAGGCATAGATAGATTCCTACAATCTTGACTATCAAATCAGTTGTAAATTCCGCAAAATCAGCAGCAACAACATTGCTTATATATCTGATTAACAGAGGCAGAACTATATCGCTTACCGTAGTAAACGAAGCACAGATTAGATCAAAGATTAGTATCCCTTTATACGGCTTAAAATATGGTGCAAACCTGCGAATGAGGTAGCTAGATGACATAACTTTATCCTTAGACTCTCCCATTTTTAAATTCCTTTCTTAAATAATCTCTATAAATCCCAACGCAAAAACGCAGACAGAAACTACCTGCGCATCTCTTTTATATAAATGTAAATTTATTATATCATATTTTCCCCGCATTTCTTGCAGTTGATTGTGCGCAATCGGCGGTTGAATTCATATGCTCTTTAATAGTATTATAATCGTTAATACAATGTCATATGATAATTTTTATTGTATTTAATTACTATCATTTGCAGGAGGTCCACTTTGAACCTATACAATAATCTATCACCACGCAAACAATATCTCGTCCATTATCTTGGCTGGATGCTCGCTGGAAACGTAATATTTGCGTTAGGAGTAAATGTTATCATCACTCCGATGAATCTTTACAATGGTGGATTCACAGGGATGGCGCAGCTTCTTAGACTTCTTTTTGTAAATGTTTTTCATATGCCCGAGATACCAGGTGTTGATATAGTTGGTATTCTCTACTTCTTGCTTAACCTGCCACTTCTTATAATCTCATACAAGGTGGTTAATAAAGAGTTTTGCATAACATCAGTTATATCAATTACTCTATGTTCTGTCGCACTCGGTGTGATACCAGTTCCTAAAACCCCGGTATTTAATGACTATCTAACTGCTTGTTTAATAGGCGGAGTCGTTGCCGGTACAGGCGCCGGAATGGTGCTCAGGGCAGGTAGCTCGCAGGGCGGTCAGGATATCATCGGAGTTATTGTATCGGTACTAAATCCAAATTACAGTGTTGGCAAGATAAGCATCATGATCAACATTGGAATTTATATAATCTGCCTATTCCTATTCAACATAGAAATTGTTGCTTATTCCTTGATATACACGACTATCCTCGCTATGTCACTAGACAGAGTTCACATTCAGAACATCAATATGCAGGTCATGATATTCACTAAGAAACCTGGTGTTGAAGACGTTATAATGAGCGAACTAAGAAGAGGAGTTACAAACTGGAATGGAACCGGCGCATATACAAAGGAAGACTCTAATGTAATAGTTACTATTATTGCTAAATACGAGATAACAAAACTGCTCATGATTGTTAAAGAGGCCGATCCAGATGCGTTCGTCATTGTAAATGAAGGCGCCCAGATATACGGAAATTTCGAGAAGCGCCTGACTAAATAGCATTTATGCACTGCTACTAAGCAAGTTTTAAATAGTCACGGTAATACAAAAAACCTAAAATCGGAGTGTGAATAGTTCACACTCCGATTATTAATTCAAGAGTCCGGGCATTTTTCACTTTACCAAGTACTCCTTACCAAAAATATCAACAACAATATATGCCACATTACCGCGGGAAATAAATTTTATATCATCATAATTGTCGGTTACGCTTATCTCAGCGGAGAACTCCCCGTTATAATCAGGATCTATCATAATATAGTCTATAAGTGATTCGGGTGAACTCTTGCAAGCATTTTGTAGTAACTCCCTGTCCTTGTGCTGGACATATCCTATCTCTAGCTCAGGTCTGAAGGCCATGAGCCTAGCATGACAAAGCTTCTTACCATTTTCCAGCTCATCAGCTCTCTCTATTTTGATTATCGCATCTGCTCTGTAAGGGCGCTCTACTCCATTTCCATAAAAAAGATAGTTTGACTCACATGCATCGAGCCTTTTTTTAGCAGTTCCAAGCGCTAGAGTTTCTACATCGCATCCAACCCAACATCTATCCATGTCATTGGCAGCTTTTAGAAATGAACCAGAACCACAGAAAAAATCTCCAACCAAATCGCCTTTTTCTGTACATGAACTAATTATTCGTTTCATCAGCTCTAAAGGCTTTTGAGTTGCGTAACCATTTCTTTCGCTGGAGGTCCTGCCCACCATGTCAATACTCCAAACATCTTTCATATTAACGAGTGTATACCACCCATATTCGTCTTGATATTCCTTAACCCCCTTGAATCGATAAGGCTTGAAATCTCGATTATATGACTTCTCCTTAGGCACATCTAATGAATATTTTTTCGACTTACTATACATGAGAATCGTATCGTGTTTTCTTGAAAAATGTGTCTTTGCACTGCCACCAGATTTATATTTCCATATAATTTCATTCCGCATGTTCTCGTAACCGAAAATTTCATCCATCGCTAGCTTAACGTAATGTGCCGAATGCCAGTCAAGATGCACCCAGATTAAGCCGTCATCAGCAAGAAGTCTCTTCATGATTACAAGTCTAGTGGTCATGTTTTCAACATATTGTTCTATGCTTCTGTCGAATGTGTCATCATATGCAAGGTGTTTAACTTTATGTATCTTTCCATCACTGTCACATATTTCTACAGTTGCATCGTATTTCGACTTTGTAAAGAACGGTGGGTCAATATATATGCACTTAAATTTACCCTCATATCCATTTTCTAGAAGCCATGACATAAATTCTAGGTTATCGCCAAGCGCTAGAATATTATTGTCTAAATCAGAGTTAGCTTCATTAGCACGAAAACTGTCATACATATGTTTTTCCAAGACACTGAATGGCTTAGATACCGTAACTTCTCCATGCTCTAATCCTTTAATTATGCTCTCTGCAATTCCTAAAACTTTGCTCATCTTAACCTTCCTCTTTAGCGACCATGTCATCCACTGCTGATTGGATATGTCTGTTAATTATAAAATATTGATATTAATATGTCTATTTGAAGAGTTCAAAATAAACGATGCTCCGTGTTAAGAGAATAGCGCCTGCATTCTCATACCACGGAGCATTTAATAAATAGCAACTTATTAAAGAGTTTTAGAACTCAGCATATGTAAATGCCGGACTGCTGAGCATGCTCCCAAACAGCGAGAACACATACAGCACAGCCATGAATATAAACATATAAAGAGTATACTTTAAAGATATCTTATTCTTAATTTTACTTATGAGCGAATTCTGCGACTTTTTCATTAATCCTTACCCAACCTTCATTCCATGGATGAACTGCATCCGAAACAATGTATTTGTTATAGCTATATTCTGTCATATTAGTGTAATCTGCACCGTATTCATTAGCGAGCTTTTGAATCTTTTGACCAACAACTACACGCTTATCAGCAGTCATACCTGTATAGTCATACCATCTACCATTTACAGGAAGTAGAATAAGTTTGACCTTAATATCATTAGCCTTAGCGATCTCGAGAAATGCTTTAAGATCGTTGTACTCTGGTGAAGTATTGTAGTTTTGATTCAAACGAACATCCTTCATCTTAGGATATACCTGTCTAAACTTATTTCTCCACACACGATTGCTCATATAGAACGGATTATCAGCCTTGTATTCACTATCTCTATATGCCTCTTTCAAGAAACCATTCCAATTGAAATTATCTGGCGTGTACCTCTCGAATTTCTGCGGCGTTTTTTTGTTCTTCATCATAAATCTCATTGCTGCTCCAACAGTGATTTTATCTTTGTCGAAAGCATGGCGTCTCTCAAATCCATATAGGAGATTTGATTCGTCATTAAGATTTACTTTATCAATCATGCGCGCCTTCATCTGTAGGCTCTTATTCTTAGATAGCAGATGCTCTGTTCTTCTTGCAACGTATTTCTTTGTCTTGAGCGGAACATTCTTGTTCTCCATGAATGCAAAATATTCCGTCTCCGAAAACCTCAGAGCATAGTCATTTTTCTTAACACCTGAGTGTTTAAACCAGGTTGGTGAAACAAGCAATATAACTTTTTTACTCTTTAGATGTGGTTGAAGTGACCCAAGTGCAACAGTGTGGAACAGCGTCTGGTTGAACGGTCCTCCGACTGTAACGAGTTTAACATCTGTATCCTTGAAGAAGTTCGTTGGATGGTACTGCGTCTTACGTCCATGTCTGAACTCAGATGAGCCGAGCATGAGCACCGAATCTTTTTCAAGATTTCGCGACAATGCATTGTACGACAGATCTTTATATGTGTTATACCAAGTTCCAAACTGCCCTGTGTTGTCTTTAAGATCATTATTAGCACATATGAAATGCACAACCACTGTGAACATCGCCAGCAGCACGAGAGCCGCTACAAACGAATTTATCTTCTTCATCTTATCTTCGTTCCTGTCTTATTCCCCTAGAATTCTTGCTGAAACTGTTTCTATAATCTTGTTTGGTGTATCCATCTGCTCTCTTGTAAATTCAGATGGCGATAAAACAACTCCATATTCATCCTGAATATCTAACAAGAGGCTAACGTAATCGAGCGAATCAATTAAATCTTCCTCCAGTAAATTGATATCTGGATTTTCCTTTACAATTTCATCTCCGCAAATATTCTCAATGATGTCTAGTAGCTTATCTCTCATGATAATTTCCTCCTAATTTTAGCTATGTTTTAAATACTTTTTTATTTTAATTATTATTGCGTTTTCAGTGTTTCTATTTTTTCTGATTCTTTAATTATGCGATCAAAATTTATTTACACATACCTAGCCTTGATTCGAAAGTAAGATCCCTAGTCTTCCGGAGAAGATGAAGAATCCGAACATAACGAGGTGAAGCGTAATGAACCAAGATACTCCTATAAACCACTTATCTTTTTTATGCGCCTTATAGAATTTCGATTTCTTTTGGAATATCTCGCATGCAGATAATAACACTCCGTGATATAGACCGTAAACGATGTAGTTTAGCTCAAGCCCATGCCATACACCCATGACAAACATGTTAATCATGAATGCGATTGTGGCAATCACAAGCTTGTTCTTAATCTTGCGAGTTCTGACTAGTGCCATTGTGATTCTAGAGAAAAGAAAATCTCTAAACCAGAACGACAGTGTCATATGCCAGCGATTCCAAAATTCCTTGATATCTTTACTCACAAACGGAGCGTTGAAGTTCTCAGGCGTTCTAACTCCGAATATGTAGCTGGCTCCTATAGCCATATTGCTGTATCCGGCAAAATCAAAGAACAGGTATACTCCGTATATATAGAAGTAAATCGCTATCGAGTACCATGTTCCTCCAGTTCCAAAGTAGTTCATAACCGTGTAGAAACATGCTGCAATTACCATCTTGTAAACCATGCCCTTGAGTATCTTGTATATGCCTTCTCCTAAAAGCTCTAGATACTCATCTCTAGGAATGATTTTATCTATATCCTCATCAAATCTTCTGCTTCTATCAATAGGACCAGATGTGATAGCGGGGAAAAACAGCAGTAGGTATATGAAGTTTGAGGTCTTAAAGTCTTTTATAACTCCATCATATATCTCGATTACCATCTGAGTAGACTTGAACGTCATGTATGACAAGCCTAAGAATGCAAAGATATGGTACTTATTACCAGTCAGGCCCAGGATTTTATAAATTGTGAGCGGAGCTAAACTCGCTAACAAAAATATCCTATACTGCCATGTTACTCTACCCTTCTTAGTTCTTAGCTCAAGATATATGCGTACAACAGCATATTCTATAACCGTGTACAGCCCTAGATTGAAGAGAGCATTTAGATTGCTACCCATCGACAGCCATACGAACACAAATGTTACGAACATACCGTACCACTTGAGTGACTTCTCCCTGCAACCTAGATATATTGCAGGAATCGACAGACCCGCTAACCATATAAAGAAGCTATTGTCTGTAAAAAGCTGCATCTATACCAACTCCTCCAATTTCTTTCTATCTGCCTTACCGTTATTAGTAAGTGGCATCTTGTCTATAAACTTTACACGCTTTGGGACCATGTAGCTAGGCAAAAATGATTTTAACGTTTCGCGCACATATTTTCTGCCACTATAGTCATCAGCGATGATATCTCCTTCTCTTACAACAAATGCTGTTAAGCTTTCAACCTTTCCCTCATGTCTCTTTGGAATAACCGCCGCAGCTGCAACTCCTTCAATATTCGTAAGGTTAGACTCAATATCTCCAAGCTCTATTCTATACCCATGCAGCTTAACCTGATGGTCGATTCTGCCATCGCAGAATAGCATGCCTGACTCATCGTAGTGCCCTGTATCGCCTGTTCTATAAGCCCTAACCATATCCTTAGGATTTTCACTAAGAGATCCGGCCTCAGCCATGAAGAAGACCTTATCAGTTCTCTCCTTGTCCTTATAGTATCCTGAGCTTACTGAATCTCCGACGATTATCATTTCGCTGTTCTCTGGATCAATTCTAATCTCGGTTCCTGGCTTAGGAAGCCCGATAGGAAGTGCGCCTTCTCTAGCGATAACCTCATCTGTGATATCAACCTCTGTCACGCATACGGTCGATTCTGTCGGTCCATATGTATTGATTACCTTAGCATGTGGAAATCTAGATCTTAGCTGCTTTGCCGTATCTTTAGTAAGAACCTCTCCGCAGAACAGGAACGCCTTGATGCTTCCAAAATTTTCCTCGCTAAAATCAGCTTCTCCAAGGCACATATCAGAAAAGGAAGGAGTAGATACCCAGTATTCGATATCGGACGATGCAATATACTTTAGCATCTCCGGCATATCCTGCTGTAATCCCTTATCTAGCGCAATAATTGTCGATCCAGTTGCGAGTCCAGTGTACAAATCCATTACAGATAGGTCAAAAGAAAAGGGAGCTTGATTTAAAAATCTAGTAGCCTCTGGAATTCCGCCTGAAAGTGTAACTGACCATTTTAAGTAGTTGTTAAGCGCATCAGCTGGGATTTTAACGCCCTTAGGCTTTCCTGTGCTTCCAGATGTAAATATTATGTAATACGTCTCATCACCTGACACAGGCTCGTTATCATCATAAGAGGTGTCACTTTCAAGAATAGTATCGAGTTTTTCTCTACCCACAATCTCGTACTTATCATCTATATCAATCATCTCTTCGTGCTGTACAACTATTACAATCTCATTATCTATAGCTGATGCAATATCGCTCACCCTCTCCCTAGGGTTGCCTATATCTACTGGACAATACGCATGACCCGATCTCACACATGCGAGAAAAGCAACGAGCATATCAGGATGCTTGT
Coding sequences within it:
- a CDS encoding YitT family protein — encoded protein: MNLYNNLSPRKQYLVHYLGWMLAGNVIFALGVNVIITPMNLYNGGFTGMAQLLRLLFVNVFHMPEIPGVDIVGILYFLLNLPLLIISYKVVNKEFCITSVISITLCSVALGVIPVPKTPVFNDYLTACLIGGVVAGTGAGMVLRAGSSQGGQDIIGVIVSVLNPNYSVGKISIMINIGIYIICLFLFNIEIVAYSLIYTTILAMSLDRVHIQNINMQVMIFTKKPGVEDVIMSELRRGVTNWNGTGAYTKEDSNVIVTIIAKYEITKLLMIVKEADPDAFVIVNEGAQIYGNFEKRLTK
- a CDS encoding DNA-methyltransferase, with the protein product MSKVLGIAESIIKGLEHGEVTVSKPFSVLEKHMYDSFRANEANSDLDNNILALGDNLEFMSWLLENGYEGKFKCIYIDPPFFTKSKYDATVEICDSDGKIHKVKHLAYDDTFDRSIEQYVENMTTRLVIMKRLLADDGLIWVHLDWHSAHYVKLAMDEIFGYENMRNEIIWKYKSGGSAKTHFSRKHDTILMYSKSKKYSLDVPKEKSYNRDFKPYRFKGVKEYQDEYGWYTLVNMKDVWSIDMVGRTSSERNGYATQKPLELMKRIISSCTEKGDLVGDFFCGSGSFLKAANDMDRCWVGCDVETLALGTAKKRLDACESNYLFYGNGVERPYRADAIIKIERADELENGKKLCHARLMAFRPELEIGYVQHKDRELLQNACKSSPESLIDYIMIDPDYNGEFSAEISVTDNYDDIKFISRGNVAYIVVDIFGKEYLVK
- the dltD gene encoding D-alanyl-lipoteichoic acid biosynthesis protein DltD, which encodes MKKINSFVAALVLLAMFTVVVHFICANNDLKDNTGQFGTWYNTYKDLSYNALSRNLEKDSVLMLGSSEFRHGRKTQYHPTNFFKDTDVKLVTVGGPFNQTLFHTVALGSLQPHLKSKKVILLVSPTWFKHSGVKKNDYALRFSETEYFAFMENKNVPLKTKKYVARRTEHLLSKNKSLQMKARMIDKVNLNDESNLLYGFERRHAFDKDKITVGAAMRFMMKNKKTPQKFERYTPDNFNWNGFLKEAYRDSEYKADNPFYMSNRVWRNKFRQVYPKMKDVRLNQNYNTSPEYNDLKAFLEIAKANDIKVKLILLPVNGRWYDYTGMTADKRVVVGQKIQKLANEYGADYTNMTEYSYNKYIVSDAVHPWNEGWVRINEKVAEFAHK
- the dltC gene encoding D-alanine--poly(phosphoribitol) ligase subunit 2, with translation MRDKLLDIIENICGDEIVKENPDINLLEEDLIDSLDYVSLLLDIQDEYGVVLSPSEFTREQMDTPNKIIETVSARILGE
- the dltB gene encoding D-alanyl-lipoteichoic acid biosynthesis protein DltB; protein product: MQLFTDNSFFIWLAGLSIPAIYLGCREKSLKWYGMFVTFVFVWLSMGSNLNALFNLGLYTVIEYAVVRIYLELRTKKGRVTWQYRIFLLASLAPLTIYKILGLTGNKYHIFAFLGLSYMTFKSTQMVIEIYDGVIKDFKTSNFIYLLLFFPAITSGPIDRSRRFDEDIDKIIPRDEYLELLGEGIYKILKGMVYKMVIAACFYTVMNYFGTGGTWYSIAIYFYIYGVYLFFDFAGYSNMAIGASYIFGVRTPENFNAPFVSKDIKEFWNRWHMTLSFWFRDFLFSRITMALVRTRKIKNKLVIATIAFMINMFVMGVWHGLELNYIVYGLYHGVLLSACEIFQKKSKFYKAHKKDKWFIGVSWFITLHLVMFGFFIFSGRLGILLSNQG
- the dltA gene encoding D-alanine--poly(phosphoribitol) ligase subunit DltA — encoded protein: MDIIAKIKSTAIETPDRLVFSSRDGKMTYGELWKKSSALASYISNRLEGNREPIMVYGHKHPDMLVAFLACVRSGHAYCPVDIGNPRERVSDIASAIDNEIVIVVQHEEMIDIDDKYEIVGREKLDTILESDTSYDDNEPVSGDETYYIIFTSGSTGKPKGVKIPADALNNYLKWSVTLSGGIPEATRFLNQAPFSFDLSVMDLYTGLATGSTIIALDKGLQQDMPEMLKYIASSDIEYWVSTPSFSDMCLGEADFSEENFGSIKAFLFCGEVLTKDTAKQLRSRFPHAKVINTYGPTESTVCVTEVDITDEVIAREGALPIGLPKPGTEIRIDPENSEMIIVGDSVSSGYYKDKERTDKVFFMAEAGSLSENPKDMVRAYRTGDTGHYDESGMLFCDGRIDHQVKLHGYRIELGDIESNLTNIEGVAAAAVIPKRHEGKVESLTAFVVREGDIIADDYSGRKYVRETLKSFLPSYMVPKRVKFIDKMPLTNNGKADRKKLEELV